A region from the Vicia villosa cultivar HV-30 ecotype Madison, WI linkage group LG3, Vvil1.0, whole genome shotgun sequence genome encodes:
- the LOC131660392 gene encoding probable LRR receptor-like serine/threonine-protein kinase At2g16250: protein MVDRRFTVWFALLLLFLSFELTLEQIEIKPLSSPTERAALLQLRASLGLRTKEWPRKPDPCLIWIGITCRNGRVVGINISGFRRTRIGRRNPQFSVDALVNFTLLESFNASGFYLPGAIPDLFGVSLGSLRVLDLRSCSIGNAIPNSVGNLTRLTALYLADNNLTGNVPDSLGQLSSLSVLDLAGNSLTGIIPESFGFLANLSSLDLSGNFFSGPVPSRLGTLSRLQYLNLSGNSLNSLPAQLGGLVSLVDLDLSENSFSGGVLPDLKGLGNLQIVVLRKSNFTGSLPVELWSLPRLTFVDVSSNNFSGLLPNSSSSVDSTVAVLNISHNMFYGGLTPVLRRFSFVDLSNNYYEGKVLDFMHNVSLDSNCLQDATNQKSTVECASFYVNRGLSFDNFGQPNTTNSTGGSGKSNKTKIILAAVLGGLGLLALLVLLVVLLLLCARKRGNSSPRGNGVGPAPTAGSPPPPGVSINLANVGDSFTYHQLLQATGDFNDANLIKQGHTGDFYNGVLENGIPIVIKRIDMRSMKKDSYLSELDFFNKVSHPRFVPLLGHCLENENEKFLVYKLMPKGDLSNCLFFKNTTSEDGSLQSLDWITRLKIATGAAEAISYLHHDCIPPIVHRDIQASSILLDDKYEVRLGSLSEACTQEGDTHQSKITRFLRLPQSSEQGASGLPTSVCAYDVYCFGKVLLELVTGKLGISASSEAELKDWFDQILPCISMYDKEPVTKIVDPSLVVDEDFLEEVWAISIVARSCLNPKPSRRPPMRYVLKALENPLKVVREESSSSARLKATSSRGSWNATLFGSWRQSSSDVTTNPAASGTKIEGASSLKLSATSSSSSRRRHSNEICPEPSFRLHDLERPENEGREA, encoded by the exons ATGGTGGATCGAAGATTCACAGTTTGGTTTGCTTTATTGCTATTGTTTCTGTCTTTTGAGCTAACATTGGAACAGATTGAGATTAAGCCATTGAGTTCACCTACAGAACGTGCAGCACTTCTTCAACTTCGAGCTTCTTTAGGTTTGAGAACCAAAGAATGGCCAAGAAAACCCGACCCTTGCTTAATCTGGATTGGTATAACGTGTCGGAATGGCCGTGTTGTTGGGATCAATATCTCGGGTTTTAGAAGAACAAGAATTGGTAGGAGAAACCCTCAGTTTTCTGTTGATGCTTTGGTTAATTTCACTTTGTTGGAGTCTTTTAATGCCTCTGGTTTTTACCTTCCTGGGGCTATTCCTGATTTGTTTGGGGTTAGTCTTGGTTCGCTTCGCGTGCTTGATCTTCGTTCTTGTTCCATTGGAAATGCTATTCCGAATTCTGTTGGGAATTTGACTAGGCTTACTGCTCTTTATCTTGCTGATAATAATCTTACTGGAAATGTTCCTGATAGTTTAGGTCAACTCTCGTCGCTTTCGGTTCTTGATCTCGCAGGGAATTCTCTTACGGGGATTATACCGGAGTCTTTTGGGTTTCTTGCGAATCTTTCGTCACTTGATTTGTCGGGGAATTTTTTCTCCGGGCCTGTTCCTTCGCGTTTAGGGACTCTTTCTAGGTTACAGTACTTGAACCTTTCTGGTAATAGCTTAAATTCTTTGCCTGCACAATTGGGAGGTCTTGTTAGCTTGGTTGACCTTGATCTTAGTGAGAATTCTTTCTCCGGCGGTGTTCTTCCGGATTTGAAAGGGTTGGGGAACTTGCAGATTGTAGTTCTGAGGAAAAGTAATTTTACTGGTTCTTTGCCTGTTGAGTTGTGGTCGCTGCCGAGGTTGACGTTCGTAGATGTGTCTTCCAATAACTTCAGTGGTTTGCTTCCGAATTCTAGTTCCTCTGTCGATTCGACTGTTGCTGTTCTAAATATATCTCATAATATGTTTTATGGAGGTCTTACACCTGTGCTCAGAAGGTTCAGTTTTGTTGATCTTTCAAACAATTATTATGAGGGTAAGGTTTTGGATTTCATGCATAACGTATCATTAGATAGTAACTGTCTCCAGGATGCGACAAATCAGAAGTCAACGGTGGAATGTGCGTCGTTTTATGTGAATAGGGGGCTCAGTTTTGATAATTTTGGACAACCGAATACGACAAATTCCACAGGAGGTTCTGGGAAAAGTAATAAAACTAAGATTATATTAGCGGCAGTTTTAGGTGGACTGGGTTTACTTGCACTTTTGGTTTTGTTAGTGGTACTGTTGCTTTTGTGCGCTCGTAAAAGGGGTAATTCAAGTCCAAGGGGAAATGGTGTGGGCCCTGCTCCTACTGCAGGCAGTCCTCCGCCTCCTGGTGTATCGATAAACCTTGCAAATGTAGGAGACTCGTTTACGTATCATCAGTTGCTTCAGGCAACGGGAGATTTCAATGATGCAAATCTTATAAAACAAGGCCACACCGGGGATTTCTACAATGGTGTCTTGGAAAATGGGATTCCGATTGTCATCAAAAGGATCGACATGCGATCTATGAAAAAGGACTCTTACCTATCGGAATTGGACTTTTTTAATAAGGTTTCTCATCCGAGATTTGTTCCCTTATTAGGTCACTGCTTAGAAAACGAGAATGAGAAGTTCCTGGTTTATAAACTTATGCCAAAAGGGGACTTGTCTAATTGCTTATTCTTCAAAAACACCACATCTGAAGATGGTTCTTTGCAGTCATTGGACTGGATAACCAGGTTAAAGATTGCTACTGGAGCAGCAGAGGCCATATCGTATCTGCATCATGATTGTATTCCACCTATTGTTCACAG AGATATTCAAGCGAGCAGTATACTTCTCGATGACAAGTATGAAGTTCGGTTAGGAAGTCTAAGTGAAGCCTGTACTCAAGAAGGTGATACCCATCAAAGTAAAATCACCCGGTTTCTGCGATTGCCTCA GTCCTCTGAACAAGGTGCATCTG GTTTACCGACATCTGTTTGTGCCTATGATGTTTATTGCTTTGGGAAAGTGTTACTTGAACTTGTGACTGGTAAGCTGGGTATTAGTGCATCAAGTGAGGCTGAATTGAAGGATTGGTTTGATCAGATTCTACCTTGCATAAGCATGTATGACAAGGAGCCCGTGACAAAAATCGTTGACCCGTCTCTTGTTGTGGACGAGGATTTCTTAGAGGAAGTGTGGGCAATATCCATTGTTGCCAGGTCTTGCCTAAACCCGAAACCTTCAAGACGACCCCCAATGAGATATGTTCTCAAGGCTTTGGAAAACCCTTTAAAAGTTGTAAGAGAAGAAAGTTCGAGTTCTGCGCGTCTTAAAGCAACCTCTTCTAGAGGCTCTTGGAATGCTACTTTGTTTGGTAGTTGGCGTCAGAGCTCGTCTGATGTAACCACAAACCCCGCAGCTTCTGGTACAAAAATAGAAGGAGCAAGTAGTTTGAAGCTTTCGGCAACAAGTAGTTCATCCTCGCGGAGACGTCATTCAAATGAGATATGTCCTGAGCCATCATTTCGCTTACATGATTTAGAGAGGCCGGAGAATGAAGGAAGAGAGGCTTAA